The following are from one region of the Nostoc cf. commune SO-36 genome:
- the bioU gene encoding (S)-8-amino-7-oxononanoate synthase BioU, with protein sequence MNSEQIKNSLNISPAIRVGVLGFGGLGQAAAKVVAGKQEMILVAAADQKGYAYAAEGLNTEKSIATYQSQGSVGYLEPIGTLTNQSIQDLIEIAQPVDGYFLALPNLPNDFIPTVAKQFIKSGWRGVLVDAIKRTTAVEQLLAMKEELQAAGITYMTGCGATPGLLTAAAALAAQSYAEIHQVEITFGVGIANWEAYRATVREDIGHIPGYTVEAARAMTDAEVEALLDKTNGVLTLTNMEHADDVMLEVAGIVGRDRVTVGGVVDTRNPKKPLSTNVKVTGRTFEGKISTHTFTLGDETSMAANVCGPAFGYLKAGRQLHQRGIYGIFTAAEIMPQFVR encoded by the coding sequence GCGGACTCGGACAAGCAGCCGCCAAGGTAGTTGCTGGCAAACAAGAAATGATTTTAGTCGCAGCCGCAGATCAAAAAGGCTACGCTTATGCTGCTGAGGGCTTAAATACTGAAAAATCCATTGCAACATATCAGTCTCAGGGTTCCGTGGGTTATTTAGAGCCAATTGGGACATTAACAAATCAAAGTATTCAGGATTTAATCGAAATAGCTCAACCTGTAGATGGGTATTTTTTAGCTTTACCTAACTTGCCAAATGACTTTATTCCCACTGTCGCCAAGCAGTTTATCAAATCTGGTTGGCGTGGGGTATTAGTAGATGCAATTAAACGCACTACTGCTGTAGAACAACTCCTGGCAATGAAAGAGGAACTGCAAGCCGCCGGGATTACCTACATGACAGGATGTGGTGCTACGCCTGGACTGTTAACAGCCGCCGCAGCTTTAGCCGCCCAAAGCTACGCCGAAATTCATCAAGTTGAAATTACCTTTGGGGTAGGAATTGCTAACTGGGAAGCTTACCGCGCCACCGTTCGGGAAGACATCGGCCATATACCTGGTTACACAGTGGAAGCTGCTAGGGCGATGACTGACGCGGAAGTAGAAGCACTGCTAGATAAAACTAATGGCGTGCTTACCTTAACAAATATGGAACACGCAGATGATGTGATGTTAGAAGTAGCAGGGATAGTGGGGCGCGATCGCGTTACAGTTGGTGGTGTAGTCGATACCCGCAATCCCAAAAAGCCTCTCAGCACCAATGTGAAGGTAACAGGACGTACCTTTGAAGGCAAGATTTCTACCCATACCTTTACCCTAGGAGATGAAACCAGCATGGCAGCCAATGTCTGCGGCCCAGCCTTTGGTTATCTCAAAGCTGGTAGACAACTGCACCAACGCGGCATCTATGGAATATTCACCGCCGCCGAAATTATGCCTCAATTTGTTAGGTAA